The proteins below come from a single Rosa rugosa chromosome 2, drRosRugo1.1, whole genome shotgun sequence genomic window:
- the LOC133727818 gene encoding uncharacterized protein LOC133727818, with translation MDVRRVLQNAPGNAKYISPLIQKQILNILGNKVRTKIREEVGDAKFCILVDEAVDVSNREQMAIILRFVDCDGFIRERFFKVLSVADTCSQTLKDEISKVLTQYDLQVENMRGQGYDGASNMRGEFNGLQALFREECPYAYYVHCFAHRLQLTLNAAAKGVHDIWEFFSTLSFIVNFVDSSAKRHSALRVIREEEIADLVDAGALETGRGANQTCTLQRAGATRWGSHLRSISSLIKLFGATQTTLANLVENGPNKVQGEAKSVGNAMKRFDFVFCLLLMHDVMKITDFLCQSLQKKAIDILNALNFLSITKSKLQDMREDGWDDLIMRVETFCCEHDIIMSDMSAPYKKSIRACEQNITNEHYYRVNILNAVIDFQLAELDSRFTDNSLELLILSATFDPRDNF, from the coding sequence ATGGATGTTCGCAGAGTCTTACAAAATGCTCCTGGTAATGCCAAGTATATTTCTCCCCTTATTCAAAAACAAATTCTAAATATACTTGGTAACAAAGTTAGAACCAAGATTCGGGAGGAAGTGGGAGATGCCAAATTTTGTATCCTTGTTGATGAAGCTGTTGATGTATCTAATAGGGAACAAATGGCTATCATTCTTCGATTTGTTGATTGTGATGGGTTTATTAGAGAACGGTTTTTCAAAGTGCTTAGTGTGGCAGACACTTGTTCTCAAACTCTAAAAGATGAGATATCTAAAGTCCTTACTCAATATGATCTTCAAGTAGAAAATATGCGTGGGCAAGGATATGATGGTGCTAGCAACATGCGGGGTGAATTTAATGGTTTGCAAGCTTTGTTTCGTGAAGAGTGTCCATATGCATATTATGTTCATTGTTTTGCTCATCGCTTACAATTGACTTTAAATGCTGCAGCTAAAGGAGTGCATGATATTTGGGAATTCTTTTCAACTCTAAGTTTTATTGTAAATTTTGTTGATTCTTCTGCAAAAAGACATTCAGCTTTGAGAGTTattagagaagaagaaattgcagATTTAGTGGATGCTGGAGCACTTGAGACTGGTAGAGGTGCTAATCAGACTTGCACTTTGCAACGAGCAGGGGCTACTCGTTGGGGTTCACATCTTCGCTCtatttcaagtttgattaagttATTTGGAGCTACCCAAACAACTCTTGCAAATTTGGTTGAAAATGGACCAAATAAAGTACAAGGAGAAGCAAAGAGTGTAGGTAATGCAATGAAGcgttttgattttgtgttttgcttGCTTTTGATGCATGATGTCATGAAGATTACTGATTTTCTTTGTCAGTCATTGCAAAAAAAAGCCATAGACATCTTGAATGCTCtcaattttctttcaataacaaaatcaaaacttcaagaTATGAGAGAAGATGGTTGGGATGATTTGATTATGAGGGTTGAAACATTTTGTTGTGAGCATGATATTATTATGTCAGATATGTCTGCTCCTTATAAGAAAAGTATAAGGGCTTGTGAACAAAATATTACAAATGAGCATTATTATCGGGTCAATATACTTAATGCTGTGATAGACTTTCAATTGGCAGAGTTGGATAGTAGATTTACAGATAATTCGTTGGAGCTCCTTATTCTTAGTGCTACATTTGATCCACGTGATAATTTTTGA
- the LOC133727827 gene encoding receptor-like protein 2 has product MECGYFLADIQKDPRFANTTTVSDLCRRLVESRKSAFFPMIYRLICLVLTLPVSTATTERAFSSMTIIKNKLRNKMEDEFFDDLMVLYIEKEFADSIDNDSVIAEFELSGSRRLPSKGLKEDIFLSSSLGNLTHLTHLNLSHNSLSGSLDQSTRFFLSLNHLDVLDLSYNLLSGELPTSFFKHAWNMTSSNVSNNNFSGSIPSSICIHDYSPSFGLLDTSFNKFSGNISCGLAECSKLQVFHAGYNNLSGILPVEMYNATTLEEISLPANSLSGVLGDKMLQLANPTILDLSYNQLSGVLPHHFGKFSKLKLMVLDFNNLEGEFPEELCRLPALVYKQTPAQVDDIDLELAIYGYNGATLVQCKLSYFPPAIYVGNNTIKGNIPTETANCSFSMD; this is encoded by the exons ATGGAGTGTGGGTATTTTCTAGCAGATATTCAGAAGGATCCAAGATTTGCCAACACAACTACTGTGTCTGATTTGTGTCGGCGGTTAGTTGAATCAAGAAAGTCAGCATTCTTTCCTATGATTTATAGATTGATTTGTCTTGTGTTGACTCTGCCAGTTTCTACAGCAACAACAGAGAGAGCATTTTCATCTATGACCATCATAAAAAACAAACTTCGAAATAAGATGGAAGATGAGttttttgatgatttgatggtTCTCTACATCGAAAAAGAATTTGCCGATAGCATTGATAATGATTCTGTGATTGCTGAGTTTGAACTCAGTGGGTCTAGGAGG TTGCCTTCCAAAGGACTTAAAGAAGATATCTTTCTATCATCATCACTTGGAAATCTCACACATCTCACCCACCTGAATCTCTCTCACAATTCACTTTCTGGTTCACTAGACCAAAGTACTAGATTCTTCTTGTCTTTGAATCATTTGGATGTCCTTGATTTGAGCTATAACCTTCTTTCCGGAGAGCTACCAACTTCATTCTTCAAACATGCTTGGAATATGACTAGTTCCAATGTCAGCAACAACAACTTCTCAGGTTCTATTCCATCCTCTATTTGTATTCATGATTACTCACCATCATTTGGGCTGTTGGATACTTCCTTCAATAAATTCAGTGGCAATATATCTTGTGGACTAGCAGAGTGTTCCAAACTGCAGGTTTTTCATGCTGGTTACAATAACCTCTCAGGAATACTTCCAGTAGAGATGTATAATGCTACCACACTTGAAGAAATTTCATTACCTGCTAATTCTCTTTCTGGAGTCCTTGGTGATAAAATGCTGCAACTTGCGAACCCCACAATCCTTGATCTCTCCTATAACCAATTGAGTGGTGTGCTCCCTCACCATTTTGGCAAGTTCTCTAAGTTGAAACTCATGGTTCTTGATTTCAACAATCTAGAAG GTGAATTTCCAGAGGAACTCTGTAGACTACCAGCATTGGTATATAAACAAACACCAGCTCAAGTAGACGATATTGATCTTGAATTGGCTATCTACGGATACAATGGCGCAACATTAGTACAATGCAAATTGTCTTACTTTCCTCCAGCTATTTATGTAGGCAATAATACCATTAAGGGGAACATACCTACTGAGACGGCCAATTGCAGCTTCTCCATGGATTAA